A region of Gracilinanus agilis isolate LMUSP501 chromosome 3, AgileGrace, whole genome shotgun sequence DNA encodes the following proteins:
- the PLEKHG5 gene encoding pleckstrin homology domain-containing family G member 5, whose translation MHFDGHIRFDLPPQGSVLARNVSTRSCPPRTSPASDLEEDDEGLMDSKGEKKGSGLKLAKKKARRRHTDDPSKECFTLKFDLNVDIETEIVPAMKKKSLGEVLLPVFERKGIELAKVDIYLDQSNTPLSLHFEAYRFGGHYLRVKAKPGDEVKVELAVKDFKSLSLPIPGPPTSDRADQQARRESLDILAPGRRRKNMTEFLGDASIPGLEPSMPSSSSLPSNGIDTWKNRAASRFSGLFSSGPSVSSFGREVDKMEQLESKLHSYSLFGLPKLPQQLRFDHDSWEEEEEEEEADLVLEDSWQELIDGTEDLTRRQCHQQEAVWELLHTEASYIKKLRVITDLFMCCLLNLQESGLLCEVDIERLFSNTQEIIQLHQGLWSSVMAPILDKARRTRALLQPADLLKGFKMFGSLFKPYIRYCMEEEGCMEYMRSLLRDSDLFRVYVTWAEKHQQCQRLKLSDMLAKPHQRLTKYPLLLKSVLKKTDDPPTKEAIVTMISSVERFISHVNSRMRQRQEQQRLAAIISRIDSYEVVESSTDEVDKLLKEFLRLDLTAPIPGTSPDDTRQLLLEGSLKMKEGKDSKMDVYCFLFTDLFLVTKPVKKAERTKVIRQPLMVDKIVCRELRDPGSFLLIYLNEFRSAVGAFTFQASGQALCRGWVEAIYNAQNLLQRMRLQEHQGSHQQHLQSLEEEEDEEEEEEEGESSTSGASSPTILRKSNNSLDSQCCPSDGSTETLAVVVVEPGESPSSPDLEGGPFSSRSDETSISTTASSATPTSEADGLLPSAAAECRSCSVDSAYGTLSPSSLKDFVATAEPAPVPAPRPPDPPDPPAPASPLSPRLRRRTPVQLLPWPRLLKSKSEASLLQLLSGASGRVPPTAPSRSLSELCLTTPLLPNGFPRTQGGPCQPPQEARAGWDCGGAGPRGGSGPPEAEDSEGSPGRGDESPLSRECRRPVAKAAFRAQASGQHRKLTLAQLYRIRTTLLLNSTLTAS comes from the exons ATGCACTTTGACGGGCACATCCGCTTTGACCTGCCTCCCCAAG GCTCCGTCCTGGCCAGGAATGTCTCCACACGGTCGTGTCCCCCCCGAACCAGTCCAGCCTCAGACCTGGAAGAGGATGACGAAGGGTTAATGGACAGCAAAGG GGAGAAGAAGGGTTCCGGTCTGAAACTGGCAAAGAAGAAAGCTCGGAGGAGACACACAGAT GACCCAAGCAAGGAGTGCTTCACACTGAAATTTGACTTGAATGTGGACATAGAGACAGAGATCGTCCCTGctatgaagaagaaatctttagg GGAGGTGTTGCTCCCAGTGTTCGAGAGGAAAGGCATTGAGCTAGCCAAAGTGGATATCTACCTGGACCAGTCCAATACGCCACTCTCCCTGCACTTTGAGGCCTACAGGTTTGGGGGTCACTACCTGAGGGTTAAAG CCAAACCTGGAGATGAAGTGAAAGTGGAACTAGCCGTGAAGGACTTCAAATCCCTGAGTTTGCCCATTCCCGGGCCTCCGACCTCAGACCGTGCTGACCAGCAGGCCCGACGGGAGAGCCTGGACATCCTG GCCCCTGGCCGAAGGCGTAAGAACATGACGGAGTTCCTGGGAGATGCCAGCATCCCTGGGCTAGAACCCTCAATGCCATCCAGCAGCTCCCTTCCCAGCAATGGCATCGACACCTGGAAGAATCGCGCAGCCAGCCGTTTCAGTGGCCTTTTCAGCTCCGGCCCTAGCGTGAGCTCTTTTGGCAGG GAGGTTGACAAGATGGAGCAGCTGGAGAGTAAGCTTCACTCCTACAGTCTCTTTGGCCTACCCAAGCTGCCCCAGCAGCTCCGCTTTGACCATGACtcctgggaagaggaggaggaggaggaggaagctgaCTTGGTCCTGGAAGACAGTTGGCAAGAGCTCATAGATGGAACCGAG GATCTGACCCGGAGGCAGTGCCATCAGCAGGAGGCGGTGTGGGAACTGCTCCATACAGAGGCTTCCTATATCAAGAAACTTCGAGTTATCACCGAT CTCTTCATGTGCTGTCTTTTGAACCTGCAGGAGTCTGGGCTCCTGTGTGAG GTGGATATTGAACGCTTATTCAGCAATACCCAGGAGATCATCCAGTTGCATCAAGGGCTGTGGAGCAGCGTCATGGCCCCTATCCTTGACAAAGCTCGACGCACCCGGGCCCTGCTGCAGCCTGCCGACCTGCTCAAAGGCTTCAAAATG TTCGGGTCCCTCTTCAAGCCTTACATCCGTTACTGCATGGAGGAGGAGGGCTGCATGGAATACATGAGGAGCCTGCTGAGGGACAGTGACCTATTCAGGGTCTACGTCACG TGGGCGGAGAAGCACCAGCAGTGCCAGAGGCTGAAGCTGAGTGACATGCTGGCCAAACCTCATCAGAGGCTCACAAAATACCCGCTGCTGCTGAAATCAGTGCTGAAGAAGACCGATGACCCACCCACCAAGGAGGCCATTGTCACCATG ATTAGCTCCGTGGAACGGTTCATCAGTCACGTCAACTCTCGAATGCGGCAACGGCAGGAGCAGCAGCGGCTGGCGGCCATCATCAGCCGCATCGACTCCTACGAGGTGGTGGAGAGCAGCACGGACGAGGTGGACAAG ctTTTGAAGGAGTTTCTGCGTCTTGATCTGACAGCCCCCATCCCGGGGACATCCCCAGATGACACTCGGCAGCTCCTCCTAGAGGGGAGCTTAAAGATGAAGGAGGGAAAAGACAGCAAG ATGGATGTGTACTGCTTTCTCTTCACCGACCTCTTTCTGGTGACCAAACCTGTGAAGAAGGCAGAAAGGACCAAAGTTATCCGGCAGCCCCTGATGGTAGACAAGATCGTGTGTCGGGAACTTCGAGATCCTG GCTCCTTTCTCCTCATCTATCTGAATGAGTTCCGAAGTGCTGTGGGTGCCTTCACCTTTCAAGCTAGCGGGCAGGCCCTCTGCCGAGGCTGGGTTGAAGCCATTTATAATGCCCAG AACCTGCTGCAGAGGATGAGACTCCAGGAGCACCAAGGCAGCCATCAGCAGCATCTGCAGAgcctggaggaagaggaggatgaggaggaagaagaggaggaaggagagagcagcACGTCTGGAGCTAGCTCCCCTACCATCCTTCGCAAGAGTAACAACAGCCTGGATTCCCAATGCTG CCCCTCCGACGGCTCCACGGAGACGCTGGCCGTGGTGGTGGTGGAGCCTGGGGAGTCTCCGTCGTCGCCTGACTTGGAGGGCGGCCCGTTCAGTTCCCGCTCGGACGAGACCTCGATCAGCACGACGGCTTCATCCGCCACCCCGACGAGCGAGGCCGACGGGCTGCTCCCCTCGGCGGCCGCCGAGTGCCGCTCGTGCTCCGTCGACTCGGCCTACGGCACCCTGTCCCCCAGCTCCCTGAAGGACTTCGTGGCCACGGCGGAGCCGGCCCCCGTGCCCGCCCCCAGACCCCCGGACCCGCCGGACCCCCCGGCTCCCGCCTCGCCGCTCTCTCCCCGCCTCCGCCGGCGAACCCCCGTCCAGCTGCTGCCTTGGCCTCGCCTGCTCAAATCCAAGTCGGAGGCCAGCTTGCTGCAGCTTCTCTCAGGGGCTTCGGGCCGCGTCCCCCCGACAGCCCCCAGCCGGAGCCTGTCTGAGCTCTGCCTCACCACGCCGCTCCTTCCCAACGGCTTCCCCAGGACTCAGGGGGGGCCCTGCCAGCCCCCTCAGGAAGCCCGCGCTGGCTGGGACTGTGGGGGGGCCGGCCCGCGCGGGGGCTCCGGGCCGCCAGAGGCGGAAGATTCGGAGGGTTCCCCTGGGCGGGGGGACGAGAGCCCTCTCTCGAGGGAGTGCAGAAGGCCAGTGGCTAAGGCCGCGTTCAGGGCCCAGGCCTCGGGCCAGCACCGGAAGCTGACCCTGGCCCAGCTGTACCGCATTCGGACCACGCTGCTCCTGAACTCCACGCTGACGGCCTCGTGA
- the TNFRSF25 gene encoding tumor necrosis factor receptor superfamily member 25 has protein sequence MPGPARRLSGHRAMLPWGCPVTALTLVLLLVVGVAGNASYLGRLRHPRTFPQKSWPCPAPQYFLDKSSRQCCRSCPAGHFLKAPCTESWGPSLCQPCHEDTFLSREDHMEERCSRCQACDEDDPANQVVVRNCSTVANTQCGCAPGWFRECSVSLSQCRADSPFHCIRCPDCKAVRGQTQSPCSGKDTDCGRCLPGFCQDQNGCAPCPTFENKKRLPTTMGPTSAGGRLTTYSPKHFLSIGSWLQYFLLASTVLTILLLLGWGLFYSYQKCFAPMPRAHYQTEMEALKRQWVINPSPVGRASLPLNTYSEKICALQLVGNCSPSSPPLAREVQSPDDSWPVLWSQPPNRGSGPGAGTLQPGPQLYQVMDAVPARRWKEFVRTLGLREAEIEAVEAEIGRFRDQQYEMLKRWRQQQPAGLDAVYAALERMGLEGCAEDLRSRLQRGP, from the exons ATGCCAGGCCCAGCCAGGAGGCTGTCGGGACACAGAGCAATGCTGCCCTGGGGCTGCCCAGTCACAGCTCTGACTCTG gtGCTCCTCTTGGTGGTGGGGGTAGCGGGCAATGCTTCATACCTTGGTCGTCTAAGACACCCCAGGACCTTCCCTCAGAAATCCTGGCCTTGCCCAGCTCCCCAGTATTTTCTGGACAAATCAAGTAGACAGTGTTGTAGGAGCTGCCCAGCAG GGCACTTCCTGAAAGCCCCCTGCACAGAATCCTGGGGCCCTTCCCTCTGTCAACCCTGTCATGAGGACACCTTCCTGTCTAGGGAGGATCATATGGAGGAACGGTGCTCCCGATGTCAAGCCTGTGATGAGGATG aCCCTGCCAATCAGGTGGTTGTCCGGAACTGCTCTACGGTAGCTAACACCCAGTGTGGCTGTGCTCCCGGCTGGTTCCGAGAATGCTCTGTGAGCCTGAGCCAATGCCGGGCTGATTCGCCTTTTCACTGCATTCGATGCCCAGACTGCAAAGCCGTGCGCGGACAAACACAGTCTCCTT GTTCTGGAAAAGACACTGATTGTGGAAGGTGTTTGCCAGGCTTCTGTCAGGACCAGAACGGTTGTGCACCCTGCCCCAC TTTTGAGAACAAAAAGAGACTCCCCACCACGATGGGCCCAACTTCTGCTGGTGGTAGGCTGACTACCTACTCCCCTAAGCACTTCCTATCTATAG GGTCCTGGCTTCAGTACTTCTTGTTGGCATCAACCGTGTTAACGATTCTGCTCCTGCTGGGATGGGGCCTGTTCTACAGCTACCAGAAATGCTTCGCCCCAATGCCCCGGGCTCATT ATCAAACTGAGATGGAGGCCTTGAAACGCCAGTGG GTAATCAACCCCTCGCCTGTAGGCAGAGCCTCCTTGCCCCTGAATACCTACAGCGAAAAGATATGTGCCCTGCAGCTCGTGGGCAACTGTAGTCCTAGCAGCCCTCCGCTGGCTCGCGAAGTCCAGAGCCCAGATGATTCCTGGCCGGTGCTATGGAGCCAACCGCCCAACAGAGGGAGTG GTCCTGGGGCTGGCACTCTCCAGCCGGGCCCACAGCTGTACCAAGTGATGGACGCAGTGCCGGCGCGGCGCTGGAAGGAGTTCGTGCGAACGCTGGGCCTTCGGGAGGCGGAGATCGAGGCAGTGGAGGCGGAGATTGGCCGCTTTCGCGACCAGCAATATGAGATGCTCAAGCGCTGGCGCCAGCAGCAGCCCGCCGGGCTGGACGCGGTCTACGCGGCCCTGGAACGCATGGGGCTGGAAGGCTGCGCCGAGGACCTGCGCAGCCGGCTGCAGCGGGGCCCGTGA